The genomic segment CCCTGATTACCCATGACATCCATTTATAACCTTCGCACAGGCATTGGCTACGATGTTCACCGGCTTGTTCCCGGCAGAGACCTTATTATCGGAGGTGTTAAGATCGATTTCCACCTTGGATTGCTTGGTCATTCCGATGCCGATGTGCTCCTGCATGCCATCACCGATGCCATTCTGGGTGCATCCGGGCTGGGTGATATCGGTCAGCTGTTCCCCGATTCGTCCGCTGACTGGAAAGGAGCCAACTCACTGGAACTTCTCAGGTATTCCCATCAAAAAATTCAGGCAGCCGGCTTTTCCATCATCAGTCTGGATTCTGTCGTTATCTGTGACCGGCCTAAACTGCTTCCGCATGTTCCCGCCATGAAGAAAAATATCTCGGATGTCCTTGGGCTGGAGGTTTTCAGGATCGGTATCAAAGGAAAAACATCTGAAAAACTGGGTTTTGTCGGAGCCGAAGAGGGGATTGAAGCCTATGCAACGGCCTTGCTGGTGAGTGGTTCATGACCGATTTCTTCAACGATCTCATCAATCAGCTGGCCGACCTCAAGGATACCTATATTTATCTGACCATCCTGGTGGTTTCCTATCTTGAAAACATTTTCCCTCCCATCCCCGGAGACCTTCTGATTGTCTTCAGCGGCTACCTGGTCGGCGTGGGAGTGATCAGTTTCTGGGAAGCCCTGTTTTTTTCCACGCTTGGCTCACTCCTCGGATTTATCCATCTCTATGGCATCGGACGCTGGCTGGGCGATAGCATCATGAAGACCGGCAGGATGAGTTTCCTGCCGAAGAGCCAGATTCTGACTGTTAACGAGAAATTTGCCCGTTTTGGCTACTGGCTGATCATTTTCAACCGGTTTCTGACGGGTATCCGGGCGGTGATTTCCCTGTTTGCCGGCATCGGAAACCTCTTCTTCTGGAAAACAACCCTGGCTGCACTCGTCTCCGCTTTGGTCTGGAACGCACTCCTTCTCGGACTCGGGCAACTGCTTGGACGGAATTGGAGGGTGATTGGCGATTACCTCCAGTCCTGGTCCGTGGCTGTTCTTATCCTGGCCGGTGTGGTTGCCCTGACCTGGTTCACCATCTGGTGGTTCCGTCGTAAAAAAAATCCGCCAGCCTGACTTGCATTCTTTCTGATCCCGTTCTAAATTTGCAGTCCGTTTGTTTTTAAAAGCGGCAAAACTATTTTTTTTCAGCCGCTGGCATAGCTCAATTGGTAGAGCAACTGATTTGTAATCAGTAGGTTGCGGGTTCGAGTCCCATTGCCAGCTCGAAAAAAACAGCACGCGCAGGTGGCCGAGTGGTTAATGGCAGCAGACTGTAAATCTGCCGACGCGAGTCTACGGAGGTTCGAACCCTTCCCTGCGCACGCTGATTTTGCGGGAGTAACTCAGTGGTAGAGTCACAGCCTTCCAAGC from the Bacteroidota bacterium genome contains:
- a CDS encoding 2-C-methyl-D-erythritol 2,4-cyclodiphosphate synthase, producing MTSIYNLRTGIGYDVHRLVPGRDLIIGGVKIDFHLGLLGHSDADVLLHAITDAILGASGLGDIGQLFPDSSADWKGANSLELLRYSHQKIQAAGFSIISLDSVVICDRPKLLPHVPAMKKNISDVLGLEVFRIGIKGKTSEKLGFVGAEEGIEAYATALLVSGS
- a CDS encoding DedA family protein, giving the protein MTDFFNDLINQLADLKDTYIYLTILVVSYLENIFPPIPGDLLIVFSGYLVGVGVISFWEALFFSTLGSLLGFIHLYGIGRWLGDSIMKTGRMSFLPKSQILTVNEKFARFGYWLIIFNRFLTGIRAVISLFAGIGNLFFWKTTLAALVSALVWNALLLGLGQLLGRNWRVIGDYLQSWSVAVLILAGVVALTWFTIWWFRRKKNPPA